Proteins encoded by one window of Pseudomonas sp. LS44:
- a CDS encoding murein L,D-transpeptidase, with protein sequence MYAIRRTFLTSVLLSLTLLGASAGAVLLPPLPQAPLVPTPLRQLLDEFPLPCAPLPASLNAAAQAQLDAFYQQRDDQPVWRDMAQLGALREQLDLLVDDGLDPADYPLPSSLDATAGCAELLASHTFLRAIRHLRSGRLEQRRFEPLWRPPEAARADPYLAALSIALRDVDQPAQAFAAARPSLPQYQALRSLYAQVRLQPLARWAPLPAGPLLRPGESDPRVPALRARLAAEDYLHGEPAARLDLRHDREVVAALQAFQQEHSLKPDGLLGPASLGELNVDALTRRDQLKVNLERLRWLADDLAGAQVQINVAAAELRVIDNGQELWRTRTQVGRPTRQTPLLASRIERLTLNPRWIVPPTIFREDKLPEIRRDPGYLERHQMSVADRYGNRLDPAQIDWDNPGQIRLSQAAGESNPLGRLALRFANPFAVYLHDTPSQLLFDKSPRFFSSGCVRVEAVTNLLDFLLGPDELLTVQERLASGRTQEYRLRQKAPLLIAYWTVEVGADGRPHYAPDIYGQDAKLLRGLLRSRP encoded by the coding sequence ATGTACGCCATTCGTCGAACCTTCCTGACTAGCGTCCTGCTCAGCCTGACCCTGTTGGGCGCCAGCGCAGGCGCAGTGCTCCTGCCGCCGCTGCCCCAGGCGCCGCTGGTGCCAACGCCGCTGCGCCAACTGCTCGATGAGTTTCCGCTACCCTGCGCACCGCTGCCGGCCAGCCTCAACGCCGCGGCCCAGGCGCAACTCGATGCCTTCTACCAACAACGCGACGATCAGCCGGTCTGGCGCGATATGGCTCAGCTCGGCGCCCTGCGCGAGCAGCTCGACCTGCTCGTCGATGACGGCCTCGACCCTGCCGATTACCCGCTGCCGAGTAGCCTCGACGCCACGGCCGGCTGCGCCGAGTTGCTCGCCAGCCACACCTTTTTGCGCGCCATTCGCCATCTGCGCAGCGGGCGCCTGGAGCAACGCCGCTTCGAACCCTTGTGGCGCCCACCGGAAGCCGCGCGCGCCGATCCGTATCTGGCGGCGCTGTCGATTGCCCTGCGCGATGTCGATCAGCCGGCCCAGGCCTTCGCCGCCGCGCGCCCCAGCCTGCCGCAATACCAGGCCCTGCGCAGTCTGTACGCTCAGGTGCGCCTGCAACCGCTGGCCCGCTGGGCGCCGCTGCCCGCTGGCCCGCTGCTGCGCCCCGGCGAGAGTGATCCGCGGGTTCCCGCGCTGCGCGCGCGCCTGGCCGCCGAGGACTATCTGCACGGCGAACCAGCCGCCCGCCTGGACCTGCGCCATGACCGCGAAGTGGTCGCCGCGCTGCAGGCTTTTCAGCAGGAGCACAGCCTCAAGCCCGACGGCCTGCTCGGTCCGGCCAGCCTCGGCGAGCTGAATGTCGATGCGTTGACCCGCCGCGATCAGCTCAAGGTCAATCTGGAACGCCTGCGCTGGCTGGCCGATGATCTGGCCGGCGCGCAGGTGCAAATCAATGTGGCCGCCGCCGAACTGCGGGTCATCGACAACGGCCAGGAGCTCTGGCGCACGCGCACCCAGGTCGGCCGGCCGACGCGCCAGACCCCGCTGCTCGCCTCGCGCATCGAGCGTCTGACCCTCAACCCGCGTTGGATCGTGCCGCCGACCATCTTCCGCGAGGACAAACTGCCGGAAATTCGCCGCGACCCCGGCTACCTCGAGCGTCATCAGATGAGCGTCGCCGATCGCTATGGCAATCGCCTCGATCCGGCGCAGATCGACTGGGACAACCCCGGCCAGATCCGCCTCAGCCAGGCCGCCGGCGAAAGCAATCCGCTCGGTCGCCTGGCCCTACGCTTCGCCAATCCGTTTGCCGTGTACCTGCACGACACGCCCAGCCAGCTGCTGTTCGACAAATCGCCGCGCTTCTTCAGCTCCGGCTGCGTGCGCGTCGAAGCGGTGACCAACCTGCTGGATTTCCTGCTCGGCCCGGACGAGTTGCTGACCGTGCAGGAACGCCTGGCCAGCGGCCGCACCCAGGAATATCGCCTGCGCC
- a CDS encoding GspE/PulE family protein, protein MSVIASPTADRVLDLADLLRELVAQGAVEQETAEQCLAIRRSAVNNQQHPLEFLASQQLDDLRRPGKKLDLDNLTRWLADWSGQAYLRIDPLKIDVAAITPLMSYAFAQRHKILAVAVDKEAVTIASAQPFVHGWEGNLTHVLKRPIKRVVASPLDIQRFTVEFYRLAKSVSGATSADQKISGVGNFEQLLSLGAQDQEPDANDAHIVNIVDWLFQYAYQQRASDIHIEPRRDMGTVRFRIDGVLHNVYQFPPQVTMAIVSRLKSLGRMNVAEKRKPQDGRIKTKTPDGGEVELRLSTLPTAFGEKMVMRIFDPEVLLKNFDQLGFSADDLKRWQSMTGQPNGIILVTGPTGSGKTTTLYTTLKQLATSEVNVCTIEDPIEMIESAFNQMQVQANIDLTFASGVRALMRQDPDIIMIGEIRDLETAEMAIQAALTGHLVLSTLHTNDAPSAITRLLELGVPYYLLKATLLGVMAQRLVRTLCPHCKAPVELDEADWQSLTKPWSAPPPTQAMRAVGCLECRDTGYRGRAGVYEIMLLNDHIKPLITADTDLIALRRAAFKDGMRSLRLSGAQKVAAGLSTIEEVLRVTPQSEQK, encoded by the coding sequence ATGTCCGTCATCGCCTCGCCCACTGCCGACCGCGTACTCGACCTTGCCGACTTGCTGCGCGAGTTGGTCGCCCAGGGCGCCGTCGAACAGGAAACCGCCGAGCAATGCCTGGCGATCCGCCGTAGCGCGGTGAACAACCAGCAGCACCCGCTGGAGTTTCTCGCCAGCCAGCAGCTCGACGACCTGCGCCGCCCAGGCAAAAAGCTCGACCTCGACAACCTGACCCGCTGGCTCGCCGACTGGTCCGGACAAGCCTACCTGCGCATCGACCCATTGAAGATCGATGTCGCGGCGATCACCCCGCTAATGTCTTACGCCTTCGCCCAACGGCACAAAATCCTCGCCGTGGCGGTGGACAAGGAAGCGGTGACCATCGCCAGCGCGCAGCCGTTCGTGCACGGCTGGGAAGGCAACCTGACCCACGTGCTGAAACGCCCGATCAAGCGCGTGGTCGCCAGCCCGCTGGATATCCAGCGCTTCACCGTGGAGTTCTACCGCCTGGCCAAATCGGTCAGCGGCGCCACCTCGGCCGATCAGAAGATCAGCGGGGTCGGCAACTTCGAGCAACTGCTCAGCCTCGGCGCGCAGGACCAGGAGCCGGACGCCAACGACGCGCACATCGTCAACATCGTCGACTGGCTGTTCCAGTACGCCTACCAGCAGCGCGCCAGCGACATCCATATCGAGCCGCGCCGCGACATGGGCACCGTGCGCTTTCGCATCGACGGGGTGCTGCACAACGTCTATCAATTCCCACCGCAAGTGACCATGGCCATCGTCAGCCGCCTGAAAAGCCTCGGGCGGATGAACGTCGCCGAGAAGCGCAAGCCGCAGGACGGCCGGATCAAGACCAAGACCCCGGACGGCGGCGAGGTCGAGCTGCGCCTGTCGACCCTGCCCACCGCCTTCGGCGAGAAGATGGTGATGCGGATCTTCGACCCCGAAGTGCTGCTGAAGAACTTCGACCAGCTCGGCTTCTCCGCCGACGACCTCAAGCGCTGGCAGAGCATGACCGGCCAGCCCAACGGCATCATTCTGGTCACCGGACCGACCGGCTCGGGCAAGACCACCACGCTGTACACCACCCTCAAGCAGCTGGCGACCAGCGAAGTGAACGTCTGCACCATCGAAGACCCGATCGAGATGATCGAGTCGGCGTTCAACCAGATGCAGGTGCAGGCCAACATCGACCTGACCTTCGCCAGCGGCGTGCGCGCACTGATGCGCCAGGACCCGGACATCATCATGATCGGCGAGATCCGCGACCTGGAAACCGCCGAGATGGCGATCCAGGCGGCGCTCACCGGCCACCTGGTGCTCTCGACCCTGCACACCAACGACGCCCCCAGCGCGATCACCCGCCTGCTCGAACTCGGCGTGCCCTACTACCTGTTGAAAGCCACCCTGCTCGGCGTCATGGCCCAGCGTCTGGTGCGCACCCTGTGCCCGCACTGCAAGGCGCCGGTCGAGCTCGACGAGGCCGACTGGCAGAGCCTGACCAAACCCTGGAGCGCCCCGCCGCCGACTCAGGCGATGCGCGCCGTGGGCTGCCTGGAATGCCGCGACACCGGCTACCGCGGGCGCGCCGGGGTGTATGAAATCATGCTGCTGAACGACCACATCAAGCCGCTGATCACTGCCGACACCGACCTCATCGCCCTGCGCCGCGCGGCGTTCAAGGACGGCATGCGCAGCCTGCGCCTGTCCGGCGCGCAAAAGGTCGCCGCCGGCCTGAGCACCATCGAGGAAGTCCTGCGCGTCACCCCGCAGAGCGAGCAGAAGTAG